A genomic window from Candidatus Bathyarchaeota archaeon includes:
- a CDS encoding type II toxin-antitoxin system VapC family toxin, with translation MIIVDSSALAKYVLKENGWDTVEKHLATGKPATCGLALKEVANAIWKYAVIFKSYSKEVALEKFLILAKLAENVLEIEDERVYLREAFEIALKTRLTIYDTLFIAQALRHEAPLLTSDEKQASEAKTLGVDVILV, from the coding sequence GTGATAATCGTTGACTCTTCAGCTTTAGCTAAATATGTCCTGAAGGAGAACGGCTGGGATACGGTCGAGAAACACCTAGCCACTGGTAAGCCTGCGACATGCGGCTTAGCTTTAAAGGAGGTGGCAAACGCCATCTGGAAATATGCTGTGATATTCAAAAGCTACTCTAAAGAGGTAGCTTTAGAAAAATTCTTGATCCTCGCTAAACTTGCTGAAAACGTGTTAGAGATAGAGGATGAAAGAGTGTATCTTAGGGAAGCTTTCGAGATAGCCCTAAAAACACGTCTGACAATATACGATACACTATTCATCGCTCAAGCGCTCAGACATGAAGCACCGCTTCTCACGAGCGATGAAAAACAGGCTAGTGAAGCAAAAACCTTAGGCGTAGACGTAATACTAGTATAG
- a CDS encoding CopG family transcriptional regulator, giving the protein MSEVLSIRIPKHLKREMERLKDVVDWKNEITTFLQERIDYYSRLKTLSEVRKVLETHPLLPRGIAVRSVREDRDNR; this is encoded by the coding sequence ATGAGTGAGGTATTGAGTATAAGGATACCGAAGCACCTCAAGAGGGAGATGGAAAGGTTGAAAGATGTCGTAGATTGGAAAAACGAGATCACTACGTTTCTTCAAGAGAGGATCGACTACTATAGTAGGCTTAAAACCCTTTCAGAGGTCCGTAAGGTTCTTGAAACTCATCCACTTCTTCCAAGAGGTATTGCCGTGCGGTCTGTGAGGGAAGACCGTGATAATCGTTGA